Proteins from a genomic interval of Thunnus thynnus chromosome 5, fThuThy2.1, whole genome shotgun sequence:
- the cd9a gene encoding CD9 molecule a isoform X1 produces MAALSGGEMCIKYLMFAFNLVFWLAGTAVFAIGLWLRLDPKTKGLFEGPDSPYVFYTGVYILIGAGALMMVVGFLGCCGAIQESPCMLGLFFFFLLIIFAIEVAAGIWGFSNQSKVVNDITTFYMQTYNNFQKTGDERLKETLRVIQTGLNCCGPTGTGVDAAKDTCPRGEPLEELITKSCPDAIDEVFDSKLHIIGGVGITIGVVMMFGMIFSMLLCCAIRKSREVV; encoded by the exons ctTGCAGGCACTGCTGTCTTCGCTATAGGCCTGTGGCTAAGATTAGACCCAAAGACCAAAGGCCTGTTTGAAGGACCAGACTCTCCATATGTGTTTTACACAG gtgtataTATCTTGATAGGAGCTGGAGCactgatgatggtggtgggTTTTCTGGGATGTTGTGGGGCTATCCAGGAGTCTCCCTGTATGCTTGGATTG tttttcttcttcctgcttATCATATTTGCCATTGAAGTTGCAGCTGGAATCTGGGGATTTTCCAACCAAAGCAAG GTGGTGAATGACATCACAACATTCTACATGCAGACTTACAACAACTTCCAGAAAACAGGAGATGAGCGTCTCAAAGAGACACTGCGTGTAATTCAAACTGGG ctgaaTTGTTGCGGTCCGACTGGTACTGGAGTAGATGCTGCCAAAGACACCTGTCCCCGGGGAGAGCCGCTTGAGGAGCTCATTACTAAG AGCTGTCCTGATGCCATTGATGAGGTGTTTGACTCCAAGTTACACATCATAGGAGGAGTGGGCATCACCATCGGTGTAGTTATG ATGTTTGGGATGATCTTTAGCATGCTCTTGTGCTGTGCCATCAGGAAGTCTCGGGAGGTGGTGTga
- the bbs10 gene encoding Bardet-Biedl syndrome 10 protein isoform X1, with the protein MGRGMRMPPVEHLHLEHVLQTVCALEAVVLRCFGPEGGQVLFTRDTGQVMLSCSGTRILTALKLEQPLARMVVECVWKHSTKTGDGSKTFIILLASLLRMIHTIACKEPNVSHTYNSREAAEAATARRLARELLAFASEELDDLIAVGVAPHGCCLPWEDFTAKTQSPGHTNTSYLKKLVASFFLTRLGHIHCDFIADLICELLTDWKFKNDPPSSSLQFINDNFLALHTPVSGFPVSCSRLLEGQVIHRDFATPCPQTDHQPVKAVVFTGYLQPQLLNAGDVLELMEENTRKERSIVQFSAWAERSLECVIAKLQNLGVSVLLSAVKQSDAVLALATQAEMCVVECVSEDELSLFAHLSGATPISDCWMIQPEHVATLTFCRPILLGAHRYVHMGFHDSEESVVVGPCSIVICGPGEGQTDQYARAFQDAIRMLLTTWEPMHMTATTASKRTLLSHKITSVHMDNQNDRTRSASSNAPPFQKCVLEPGCVIHAGGTFEFLLHQALLQHGHNRSVSDHTDVGVLAVSQLMANALLSVPRQIYSHSPRRFLQTQTKVLCSIQNHSHPFSIIYKHEHNTSPTQGSSESECPLEAGKLSMYCYRKADVKSKVFMLDSGLESVSCKYQLVLAVLQCVTNLLRVDTMLRTQTHSYTKSGRLARNISWEDTEDEAED; encoded by the exons ATGGGCAGG GGTATGAGGATGCCACCAGTTGAGCATCTTCACCTGGAACATGTCCTGCAGactgtgtgtgcactggaggcAGTCGTCCTCCGCTGTTTTGGCCCTGAAGGAGGACAGGTGCTGTTCACCCGAGACACGGGACAGGTGATGTTGAGTTGCAGTGGGACGCGCATTCTCACGGCACTAAAACTGGAGCAGCCACTGGCCAG GATGGTGGTGGAGTGTGTCTGGaaacacagcacaaaaacagGGGATGGATCCAAGACCTTTATCATTCTGCTGGCATCATTACTACGGATGATTCATACAATAGCCTGCAAGGAGCCTAATGTGTCTCACACCTATAACTCCAGGGAAGCGGCAGAGGCTGCCACTGCCAGGCGCTTGGCTCGCGAACTCCTTGCATTTGCATCGGAGGAGCTGGATGATCTCATCGCTGTCGGAGTGGCCCCTCATGGATGCTGTCTTCCGTGGGAGGATttcacagcaaaaacacaatcacCAGGTCACACAAACACTTCCTATCTTAAAAAGCTGGTGGCGTCTTTCTTTCTTACTCGTCTGGGTCACATCCACTGTGACTTCATTGCTGACCTCATCTGTGAACTGCTCACTGATTGGAAGTTTAAAAATGATCCACCTTCCTCATCACTTCAGTTTATAAATGACAACTTCCTTGCATTGCATACACCTGTATCAGGCTTTCCTGTCAGTTGTTCACGTTTGCTTGAGGGGCAAGTCATCCACAGGGACTTTGCTACGCCCTGCCCTCAGACTGACCACCAGCCAGTTAAAGCTGTAGTTTTTACTGGGTACCTGCAGCCACAATTGCTCAATGCAGGAGACGTGTTGGAACTGATGGAGGAGAACACAAGGAAGGAGAGAAGTATTGTGCAGTTTAGCGCCTGGGCAGAAAGGTCACTAGAGTGTGTTATTGCAAAGCTGCAGAATTTGGGTGTCTCTGTGCTCCTGTCTGCGGTGAAACAGTCGGACGCTGTCCTGGCTTTAGCCACACAGGCAGAGATGTGTGTTGTGGAGTGTGTCAGTGAGGATGAACTTTCTCTCTTTGCCCACCTTAGCGGGGCCACACCTATCTCAGACTGCTGGATGATTCAACCAGAGCATGTTGCTACTCTGACCTTTTGTCGACCAATACTGCTGGGAGCACATAG ATATGTTCATATGGGTTTCCATGATTCAGAGGAAAGTGTCGTGGTTGGACCCTGTAGTATTGTCATTTGTGGCCCAGGGGAAGGCCAAACAGACCAGTATGCACGTGCATTTCAGGATGCCATCCGCATGCTACTTACAACTTGGGAGCCCATGCATATGACTGCAACTACAGCATCAAAGAGAACATTGTTGTCACACAAAATCACATCTGTACATATGGACAATCAGAATGACAGAACCAGGTCCGCATCCTCCAATGCACCTCCCTTTCAGAAGTGTGTGTTGGAGCCAGGCTGTGTCATACATGCTGGTGGGACATTTGAGTTTCTCTTACACCAAGCCCTCCTTCAACATGGTCACAATCGCTCGGTTTCTGATCACACAGATGTAGGTGTCCTTGCTGTTTCCCAGCTCATGGCAAATGCTCTATTGAGCGTGCCCCGACAGATTTACTCCCACAGTCCGAGACGTTTCCTGCAGACTCAAACCAAGGTCCTGTGTTCTATTCAAAATCATTCCCACCCTTTCAGCATCATTTACAAACATGAGCATAACACAAGCCCCACACAGGGTTCTAGTGAAAGTGAATGTCCTCTAGAGGCCGGTAAACTAAGTATGTATTGTTATAGGAAGGCTGACGTGAAATCAAAAGTTTTTATGTTGGACTCAGGCCTTGAATCTGTCTCCTGTAAATACCAGCTGGTTCTGGCCGTGCTGCAGTGTGTCACAAATCTTCTCCGAGTGGACACTATGCTGCGTACACAAACTCACTCATACACAAAGTCAGGCAGACTGGCAAGAAACATTTCCTGGGAGGACACAGAGGACGAAGCTGAGGATTGA
- the bbs10 gene encoding Bardet-Biedl syndrome 10 protein isoform X2: MRMPPVEHLHLEHVLQTVCALEAVVLRCFGPEGGQVLFTRDTGQVMLSCSGTRILTALKLEQPLARMVVECVWKHSTKTGDGSKTFIILLASLLRMIHTIACKEPNVSHTYNSREAAEAATARRLARELLAFASEELDDLIAVGVAPHGCCLPWEDFTAKTQSPGHTNTSYLKKLVASFFLTRLGHIHCDFIADLICELLTDWKFKNDPPSSSLQFINDNFLALHTPVSGFPVSCSRLLEGQVIHRDFATPCPQTDHQPVKAVVFTGYLQPQLLNAGDVLELMEENTRKERSIVQFSAWAERSLECVIAKLQNLGVSVLLSAVKQSDAVLALATQAEMCVVECVSEDELSLFAHLSGATPISDCWMIQPEHVATLTFCRPILLGAHRYVHMGFHDSEESVVVGPCSIVICGPGEGQTDQYARAFQDAIRMLLTTWEPMHMTATTASKRTLLSHKITSVHMDNQNDRTRSASSNAPPFQKCVLEPGCVIHAGGTFEFLLHQALLQHGHNRSVSDHTDVGVLAVSQLMANALLSVPRQIYSHSPRRFLQTQTKVLCSIQNHSHPFSIIYKHEHNTSPTQGSSESECPLEAGKLSMYCYRKADVKSKVFMLDSGLESVSCKYQLVLAVLQCVTNLLRVDTMLRTQTHSYTKSGRLARNISWEDTEDEAED, encoded by the exons ATGAGGATGCCACCAGTTGAGCATCTTCACCTGGAACATGTCCTGCAGactgtgtgtgcactggaggcAGTCGTCCTCCGCTGTTTTGGCCCTGAAGGAGGACAGGTGCTGTTCACCCGAGACACGGGACAGGTGATGTTGAGTTGCAGTGGGACGCGCATTCTCACGGCACTAAAACTGGAGCAGCCACTGGCCAG GATGGTGGTGGAGTGTGTCTGGaaacacagcacaaaaacagGGGATGGATCCAAGACCTTTATCATTCTGCTGGCATCATTACTACGGATGATTCATACAATAGCCTGCAAGGAGCCTAATGTGTCTCACACCTATAACTCCAGGGAAGCGGCAGAGGCTGCCACTGCCAGGCGCTTGGCTCGCGAACTCCTTGCATTTGCATCGGAGGAGCTGGATGATCTCATCGCTGTCGGAGTGGCCCCTCATGGATGCTGTCTTCCGTGGGAGGATttcacagcaaaaacacaatcacCAGGTCACACAAACACTTCCTATCTTAAAAAGCTGGTGGCGTCTTTCTTTCTTACTCGTCTGGGTCACATCCACTGTGACTTCATTGCTGACCTCATCTGTGAACTGCTCACTGATTGGAAGTTTAAAAATGATCCACCTTCCTCATCACTTCAGTTTATAAATGACAACTTCCTTGCATTGCATACACCTGTATCAGGCTTTCCTGTCAGTTGTTCACGTTTGCTTGAGGGGCAAGTCATCCACAGGGACTTTGCTACGCCCTGCCCTCAGACTGACCACCAGCCAGTTAAAGCTGTAGTTTTTACTGGGTACCTGCAGCCACAATTGCTCAATGCAGGAGACGTGTTGGAACTGATGGAGGAGAACACAAGGAAGGAGAGAAGTATTGTGCAGTTTAGCGCCTGGGCAGAAAGGTCACTAGAGTGTGTTATTGCAAAGCTGCAGAATTTGGGTGTCTCTGTGCTCCTGTCTGCGGTGAAACAGTCGGACGCTGTCCTGGCTTTAGCCACACAGGCAGAGATGTGTGTTGTGGAGTGTGTCAGTGAGGATGAACTTTCTCTCTTTGCCCACCTTAGCGGGGCCACACCTATCTCAGACTGCTGGATGATTCAACCAGAGCATGTTGCTACTCTGACCTTTTGTCGACCAATACTGCTGGGAGCACATAG ATATGTTCATATGGGTTTCCATGATTCAGAGGAAAGTGTCGTGGTTGGACCCTGTAGTATTGTCATTTGTGGCCCAGGGGAAGGCCAAACAGACCAGTATGCACGTGCATTTCAGGATGCCATCCGCATGCTACTTACAACTTGGGAGCCCATGCATATGACTGCAACTACAGCATCAAAGAGAACATTGTTGTCACACAAAATCACATCTGTACATATGGACAATCAGAATGACAGAACCAGGTCCGCATCCTCCAATGCACCTCCCTTTCAGAAGTGTGTGTTGGAGCCAGGCTGTGTCATACATGCTGGTGGGACATTTGAGTTTCTCTTACACCAAGCCCTCCTTCAACATGGTCACAATCGCTCGGTTTCTGATCACACAGATGTAGGTGTCCTTGCTGTTTCCCAGCTCATGGCAAATGCTCTATTGAGCGTGCCCCGACAGATTTACTCCCACAGTCCGAGACGTTTCCTGCAGACTCAAACCAAGGTCCTGTGTTCTATTCAAAATCATTCCCACCCTTTCAGCATCATTTACAAACATGAGCATAACACAAGCCCCACACAGGGTTCTAGTGAAAGTGAATGTCCTCTAGAGGCCGGTAAACTAAGTATGTATTGTTATAGGAAGGCTGACGTGAAATCAAAAGTTTTTATGTTGGACTCAGGCCTTGAATCTGTCTCCTGTAAATACCAGCTGGTTCTGGCCGTGCTGCAGTGTGTCACAAATCTTCTCCGAGTGGACACTATGCTGCGTACACAAACTCACTCATACACAAAGTCAGGCAGACTGGCAAGAAACATTTCCTGGGAGGACACAGAGGACGAAGCTGAGGATTGA
- the cd9a gene encoding CD9 molecule a isoform X2, whose amino-acid sequence MAVAGGLKCVKYLMFVFNVFFWLAGTAVFAIGLWLRLDPKTKGLFEGPDSPYVFYTGVYILIGAGALMMVVGFLGCCGAIQESPCMLGLFFFFLLIIFAIEVAAGIWGFSNQSKVVNDITTFYMQTYNNFQKTGDERLKETLRVIQTGLNCCGPTGTGVDAAKDTCPRGEPLEELITKSCPDAIDEVFDSKLHIIGGVGITIGVVMMFGMIFSMLLCCAIRKSREVV is encoded by the exons ctTGCAGGCACTGCTGTCTTCGCTATAGGCCTGTGGCTAAGATTAGACCCAAAGACCAAAGGCCTGTTTGAAGGACCAGACTCTCCATATGTGTTTTACACAG gtgtataTATCTTGATAGGAGCTGGAGCactgatgatggtggtgggTTTTCTGGGATGTTGTGGGGCTATCCAGGAGTCTCCCTGTATGCTTGGATTG tttttcttcttcctgcttATCATATTTGCCATTGAAGTTGCAGCTGGAATCTGGGGATTTTCCAACCAAAGCAAG GTGGTGAATGACATCACAACATTCTACATGCAGACTTACAACAACTTCCAGAAAACAGGAGATGAGCGTCTCAAAGAGACACTGCGTGTAATTCAAACTGGG ctgaaTTGTTGCGGTCCGACTGGTACTGGAGTAGATGCTGCCAAAGACACCTGTCCCCGGGGAGAGCCGCTTGAGGAGCTCATTACTAAG AGCTGTCCTGATGCCATTGATGAGGTGTTTGACTCCAAGTTACACATCATAGGAGGAGTGGGCATCACCATCGGTGTAGTTATG ATGTTTGGGATGATCTTTAGCATGCTCTTGTGCTGTGCCATCAGGAAGTCTCGGGAGGTGGTGTga